A window of Clostridium novyi genomic DNA:
CTCGTGAAGAAATAGATAAAGTATACATAGCAGTAATTAAAGGAGTGCCATCAAATGATGAAATAAAAAATTTTTGTAATGGTGTGGATATTGGAGGTTATGTAACATCTAAAGCAAATTTTGAAATAATAGAAAAGTTAGATGACAAATGTAAGGTGAAAATAGTTATACATGAAGGTAAAAACAGACAAGTAAGACGTATGTGTGAAAAAATTGGTCATCCAGTTATAGCTCTTAAAAGAGTATCTGTAGGAAAAATATCTCTAAGTACAATTAAAAGAGGTGAATGGAGATATTTGAATGATTCAGAAGTAAACTATTTAAAAAGTTTATAATATTTATTTTAAATTTATTATACGGTTAATAAAACTACATGATATATTGATAAAAAAATTAATTGATGTTAAAATGAAGTAAAAATTTCATATTGTTGCTACTTAAGAAAGGATTGAATAAAATAATGGATGACAATACTCAAGACCTAATGAGAACCATACAGATGAAATTCACCAGGTTAAGTAAAGGTCAAAAATTAATAGCTGAATATATATTAAAACATTATGATAAGGCCGCTTTTATGACAGCTGCTAAACTTGGAAATAGTGTAGGTGTTAGTGAATCTACAGTTGTAAGGTTTGCAAATGAACTTGGATTTAGTGGATATCCAAAATTACAGAAAGCACTTCATGATTTAATAAAAAATAAGCTAACTACAGTACAAAGAATAGAAATATCAAATAATTTGATAAACCAAGAAAACTCTTTAAAAGGAGTCTTAAAAGGAGACATGGAAAATATCCGTGCTACTTTAGAAAAAATAAACTATAAAGATTTTGAAGAAGTAGTTGATAGTATATTTCAAGCTAAACGAATTTATATAATTGGGCTTAGAAGTTCTACTGTTTTAGCCGAATTTTTAGCTTTTTATCTAAATATGATTTTAGATAATGTAAATGTAAAAGTTGTAAAGCATGGTATAAGTGATGTTTTTGATCAAATGATAAATATCACAAAAGAAGATTTACTTATAGGTATAGGATTTCCTCGTTATGCAGCAAGAACAGTAGAAGCATTATCTTTTGCTCAAACTAAAGGTACAAAAGTAGTTGCAATAACGGACAGTTTATTATCACCCCTTGCTACAAAGGCTCAATATACATTAATAGCTCAAAGTAATATGGCTTCTTTTGTTGACTCATTGGTTGCACCTCTTAGTGTAATTAATGCTTTAATTGTTGCAGTAGGATTAAGAGAAAAAGAACACATATCTAGTTTATTTAAAGAATTAGAGAATATTTGGGAAGAGTATCAAATTTATTCATGCAAAAAGGAAGAATGATTTAATTTTTATTAAAGTGAGGAGTTATTCTTAATTTCTTACTTTTTTTATTTGTGTATAGTTCACTTATTATATACTTGAATAGACTCATACATTATATTGAACTATAATAATATATACATTTATATACTTATAAAGAGGTGGATCAATGAAAAAAGTTGTAGTTATAGGCGGTGGACCCGCTGGTATGATGGCAGCAATTAAAGCTGCAGAGGAACATAATGTAATTCTTTTAGAAAAAAATCATAAGCTAGGTAAAAAATTATTTATAACAGGAAAAGGAAGATGTAATATTACAAATAATAAAGATATAAGTGAATTTTTTGAAAATATACCTGTTAATTCAAATTTTATGTACAGTAGCTTATATTCATATACTAATTTAGATACAATGGACTTTTTTGAAAATTTAGGAGTACATTTAAAAGTAGAAAGAGGAGATAGGGTTTTCCCTAAATCAGATAAATCTTCGGATATTATAAAAGCGTTTGAAAAAGAACTTGCAAATAAAAAAGTAAATGTAATGTTAAATTCTAGTGTTAAGAATATTATAGAAAAAGATAATAGAATATTAAAGGTAGTACTTGAAAGTGGAAAAGAAATATCAGGAGATTATTTTATATTTGCAACAGGAGGACTTTCATATCCTCAAACAGGATCTACTGGAGAGGGGTTGTCTTTTTCAAGAAAATTAGGTCATAAGATAGTAGAACCAAAACCGGCATTAGTTCCTATTGAAGTAAAAGAAGAATGGATTAAAGAATTACAAGGACTTTCTCTTAAGAATGTTAAGTTTTCTATTAAAAATAAAAATAATAAAAAATTATATGAAGAATTTGGTGAAATGCTATTTACCCATTATGGGGTATCAGGTCCTATAGTGTTAAGTGGAAGTAATATAGTGAATAAAGAATCTAATTTAAAGATAGTAATTAATTTAAAACCAGCATTAACATCTGAAGAGTTAGATAAAAGAATTCAAAAAGATTTTTCAAAATATCTTAATAAGGATTTTAAAAATGCACTTAATGATTTATTACCACAAAAGCTAATATCTATTATAATAAAACTAAGTGAAATAAATGAAGATAAAAAGGTAAACTCAATTACTAAAGAAGAAAGAAAGAAACTTTGTAGTTTAATTCAAAATTTTGAATTAAATATAAAGGGGCTTAGACCTATAGCGGAGGCAATAGTTACATCAGGGGGAGTAAGTACAAAAGACATAGATCCGTCTACTATGAAATCTAAAATAATAGATAATTTATATTTTGCAGGTGAAATGATAGATGTTGATGCGTACACAGGTGGATATAATCTACAAATAGCTATGTCCACAGGTTTTTTAGCAGGAACAAGTATATATAAATAAACAAGTTATAAAAAATAGAGGATTTTAATTATTTTCATAGAATATAGGATATATTACTTAGACTATAAGTAAGAAATAAGAAAGGCGGTATC
This region includes:
- a CDS encoding MurR/RpiR family transcriptional regulator yields the protein MDDNTQDLMRTIQMKFTRLSKGQKLIAEYILKHYDKAAFMTAAKLGNSVGVSESTVVRFANELGFSGYPKLQKALHDLIKNKLTTVQRIEISNNLINQENSLKGVLKGDMENIRATLEKINYKDFEEVVDSIFQAKRIYIIGLRSSTVLAEFLAFYLNMILDNVNVKVVKHGISDVFDQMINITKEDLLIGIGFPRYAARTVEALSFAQTKGTKVVAITDSLLSPLATKAQYTLIAQSNMASFVDSLVAPLSVINALIVAVGLREKEHISSLFKELENIWEEYQIYSCKKEE
- a CDS encoding NAD(P)/FAD-dependent oxidoreductase; this encodes MKKVVVIGGGPAGMMAAIKAAEEHNVILLEKNHKLGKKLFITGKGRCNITNNKDISEFFENIPVNSNFMYSSLYSYTNLDTMDFFENLGVHLKVERGDRVFPKSDKSSDIIKAFEKELANKKVNVMLNSSVKNIIEKDNRILKVVLESGKEISGDYFIFATGGLSYPQTGSTGEGLSFSRKLGHKIVEPKPALVPIEVKEEWIKELQGLSLKNVKFSIKNKNNKKLYEEFGEMLFTHYGVSGPIVLSGSNIVNKESNLKIVINLKPALTSEELDKRIQKDFSKYLNKDFKNALNDLLPQKLISIIIKLSEINEDKKVNSITKEERKKLCSLIQNFELNIKGLRPIAEAIVTSGGVSTKDIDPSTMKSKIIDNLYFAGEMIDVDAYTGGYNLQIAMSTGFLAGTSIYK